The sequence below is a genomic window from Streptomyces sudanensis.
GCGTGGCGCCGGCGCACAGGGTCAGGAAGATCTCCTCGACGCTGGCGTCGAAGTGCAGCGGCGCGAACTGCAGGACGCGGTCCTCGCGCCGCAGGCCGTACCGGTGGGAGGCGCCGGCGACGAAGGCGGCCAGCGCGCCGTGGCCGACCTCCACGGCCTTGGGCCGGCCGGTGGACCCGGAGGTGTGGATGACGTAGGCCGGGTCGCCCAGCGCCACGGTGGGGGTGGTGGGGGCATCGGTGTCGTCGATGCCCTCGGTGCTCCCGTCCGGGGCGTGTGGGGCTCCGGTGTCCTCATCCCGTACGGGCGGCACCCCCGCGTCCCCGCTCCGGCCCGGCTGTGCCCCCGTGCCCCCGTCCGAAGTGTCGAGGGGCAGGACGGGGTGGCCGCTGAAGCGGGTGGCGTGCGGGGTGCGGGTGAGGACGAGCAGGGGCCGCAGGCCGTCCAGCAGGGTGCGGGTCCTCGTCTCCGGTGCGGCCGGGTCGAGCGGACAGTACGCGGCGCCCGAGAGCAGGACGCCGAGGACGGCCGTGACGGCGTCGATGCCGCGAGGCAGGGCGACGGCCACCACGGCGCCGGGGCCGGCCCCCCGGGCGGTGAGCCGCCGTGCGAGGCGGCGTGCGGAGGCGAGCAGTTCGGCGTAGGTGACGCTCCGCCCGTCGTGTTCGACGGCGGTGGCGCCGCCGTGCCGGGCGGCGTGGCCGGTGACGAGGTCGAGTACGGGCCGGGGCGGGTGGGGCAGGGGGCCTCCGTCCAGGACGGTGCGGGGCCGCCGGCCGATCGGGCGGTCCGGCGCGGCGAGGGCCTCCCGCAGCAGGTCCAGCAGCCCCTGCCGGTGCGCGGCCAGGTCCGCCTCGTCGTAGAGGTGCGGGTTGGCGTCGACGGCGACGCGCAGGCCCGCGCCCTCGGCGCGGTCGTACACGTTGACCGCGAGGTCGTCGACGGGGCCCGCGGAGAGGTTGTGGACCGTGCTGCGGTGTCCGGCGAACCGCAGGTCGTACTCGAACGGCATGATGTTCACGCCGGGTCCGGACAGCCGCCGTCCGCCGCCGACCAGTTTCAGGTCGCGCCGCATCCACTCGTAGCGGTACCGCTGGTGCGGCAGGCCGGCGCGGACCTCCGCGGCCACCCTGGCGGCCAGGTCGCGCAGGCCGTCCCGTTCGCCCACCGCGACGCGCAGCGGCAGGACGTTGCGCACCATGCAGGGCACGCGCAGGGACACCGATCCCAGGCGGCCCATGACGGGCAGGCTGAGCACGGTCTCGTCGGCTCCGCTCACCCGGTGGACGTAGGCGGCGGTGGCGGCCAGCAGGAGGTCGGGCCAGGTCGCCGAGACCTCCCGGGCGACGGCGCGCAGCCGCCGCGTCTCGTCGGGATCCAGGTCGACGGCGCTCCGCAGGAAGGTGCGGGCGGGCAGGGCCTGTCCGGTGGTGAGGGAGGCGACCCGCGGGCGGTCCGCGAAGCGCCGCATCCAGTGGGCGCGGTCCTCGGCGAAGCGCTCCGAGGCGCGGTACGCCTCCTCCTCCCGCCGGACCGACTCCAGGGTGCCGTAGCCGCTCGCGCCGAGCGGGGCGCCCTCCACCAGGGCGGTGTAGACCCGCGCCACGCGGCGCGCGACCAGGGACAGGCCGAACCCGTCGAGCGCGATGTGGTGCACCCGGTGGTACCAGAGGTACTCCTCCGGTGCGACGCGCAGCAGGGCGTGGCCGAAGAGCGGGTCGCGTTCCAGGTCGACGGGGCGGGCCGTGTCCCGGGCCATCCAGGCGAGGGCGGCGGCGTGCGGGTCGGGTTCGGCGGTCAGGTCGGCGACGTGGGGGGCCCAGTCGGTGCCGGGGGCGTCCACCTGCCAGGGGCGGCCCGTCCCGTCGGTGACGAAGCGGACGTTCAGGGCCTCGACCTCGGCGACGGCGTGGCGCAGGGCCTTCTCGAAGGCCGCCGGGTCCACGGCGCCGTGGATACGTACGTACTCGGCGGTGTTGTAGGCGGGGCTGCCCGGATCGAGCTGGTGGCCCGCCCAGATGCCCTCCTGCGCGGCGAGCAGGGGGTGGCGGGTGGTGCGCGGGTCAGGTGTCGTCACGGGTCGCTCCCGCCTGGCGCTCGGACAGCAGCCGCCACCACTGGGCGAAGGAGGTGCGTTCGGCGAGTTCCACGAAGCCCACCTCCACGCCGGTGTCCCGCCAGCGTTCGGCGAGGGTGGCGATGCGCAGCGAGTCGAGGCCCGCGTGCAGGGGGTCCTCCTCCAGGTCGACCTCGTCGGGCCGCCGGTGCAGGAGCTCCGCCAGGTCCGTGCGGAAGGCGTCCAGGGTCAGGGGCTCGGGCATGGTGTCCTCTCCTGGTGGCCGCGCGGGCCCGGTGGCCGCGCGGGGTGCCGGGTGCCGGTCAGTTGACCTTGCGGTCGGTGCCGCTCCAGAAGCGGTCGCGCAGTTCCCGGCGGAGGATCTTCCCGCTGGGGTTGCGCGGTACGCGGTCGATGAACTCGTAGGCCGCGGGCAGTTTGAAGGCGGCCAGCCGGTCGGCGAGGAAGCGGTGCAGGTCCCCCGGGGCGGGTTCCCGGCCGGCGACGGGGACGACGAAGGCGTGGACGCGTTCGCCCCACCGTTCGTCGGGGGTGCCGACGACCACCGCCTCGGCGACGCCGGGGTGGCGTTCCAGGGCGTTCTCGATCTCGGCGGGGTAGACGTTCTCGCCGGCGACGAGGATCGCGTCCTTGATGCGGTCGCGGATGAAGACGTAGCCGTCCTCGTCGACGTACCCGGCGTCCCCGGTGTGGACCCAGCCGTCGACGAGGGTCTCGGCGGTCCTGTCGGGCAGGCCCCAGTACTCGACCATGCGGGCCGGGGTGGACAGGCAGATCTCGCCGACGGCGCCGGGCGGCAGCTCCCCGCCGTCGCGGTCGACGGCCTTGCAGCGGAAGCCCGGGTACGGGCGGCCCGCGGCCTTCATCCGGGGGTGGCCGGGGACGTGGTCGGCGGGCGGCAGGCACACGGCGGTGTTGCCGGTCTCGGTCAGGCCGTAGATCTGGGCGAACTCGCTGCCGAACACGGCCAGGCTCTCTTCTAGGAGGGCCTCGGAGATCGGCGAGCCGCCGTAGACGATCTTGCGGAGGGTGGTGAAGTCGTCCGGTCCGGTACCGGGTTCGGTCAGCATCATGCGCAGCATGGCCGGGACCACGCAGGCGGTGGTGACGCCCTTCTCCCGGATGAGGTCGATCGCGCCCCGGGGGGTGAAGGCGCGCATCACGACCACGGTCGTGCCCGCGTTGAAGTTCTGGGTGGCCCACCACAGGCCGCCGACGTGGAATCCGGGGATGCCGACCAGGGCGACGTCGCCGTCGCGCCAGTCGATCCAGTCGAGCCGTTCGGCCGCCAGGGCGTCACGGACGGCGAAGAAGCTGCGGTGCGCCAGGACGACGCCCTTGGGCAGGCCGGTCGTGCCGCTGGTGTAGAGCTGCGCCACGGGCGTGTCCGGGGTGGCGGAGGAGGCGGGTTCGGTGTCCGGGTGCTCCGCCTTCCAGGCGTGGAAGCCGCCGGCCGCCCCGAGCCGGACCACCGTCTTCGGCGGCGCGGTCGGCAGCCGGTCGAGGAGCGGCGCGAACTCCTCCTCCAGGAAGAGCAGTTCGCTGCCGGAGTCCTGGAGGATGTGGCCGACCTCCGGGGCGGTCAGGCGCCAGTTGACGGGCACCAGGACGGTCTCGCTCTTGGCGCAGCCGAAGAGGATCTCGTAGTAGTGCTCGGATTCCTTGCCCAGGTAGGCGACCCGGGCGCCGGGGGCCGCCCCGGCGGCGCGGACGGCGTGGGCGACGCGGTTGCTCTCGCGGTGCAGTCGCGCGTAGCTGAGGCCGCGGTCCTCGCAGACGACGGCGGTGACCTGCGGGCGGTCCGCGGCGTGGAGGCGCGCGGTGTCGACGAGCGTTCTGGGCCGGGGGTGGTGCGGCCCGTCGCCGGGTGTCCCGGGTACGGGCGGTTCGGCCGGTTCGGCCATGTGCGGGCCTGCCTCTCGATCTGCTTGTGCGCTCTGGGTCTGCTCTGGGGCTGCTCTCGGTCTGCTCTCGGTCTGCTCTCGGTGCGCTCTCGGTGCGCTCCGGGTGTGTGTTCCGGGTGTGTGCTCCGGATGCTTTCGCGGCGTGCCCCGGTCCGTCGCCGGTGCCGCCGGGAGGCGTGCCGCCGCCGGGCACGGCGGCACGCCGGGGTCGGGTCCGGCGGGGTCGGGTCCGGCGGGGTCGGGGCGCGGTCGCCGTCGCTACGGGGCGTTGACGAAGGCGAGCTTCACGGTGCCGTCGCACCGCCCGCCGGAGTCGTCCCAGTACCGGTAGGCGGTCTCGGCGGTGAGCAGCGGCCTTCCGCCCGGCGAGCGCCGCTCCACGGAGAGGAAGTCGATCTCGCCGGAGAAGGAGCGGGCGTCGATGGGGCGCCGGAAGTTCCCGCCGAAGCGGGCGATGAGGATGTCGGGCAGCTGGTGGCGCCAGTAGTCGTCCAGCGTCCAGCGGGCGAACTCCTCCAGCAGCCCTTCCTTCACCGCCTTGGCGACGGTGTAGTACATCATCTGGTTGTAGGCGATGGTGACTTCGACGGCGTTGAGGTGGCCGGTGTCGTCGATGTAGCAGGACTCGGGGACGGCCAGCTCGCAGCGCGCGGTCACCCGGCCGCCCCGGACGCCCACCGCCGCGGACCTCAGGTACCTGCAGTGCGCCTTGTACGGCCGCAGGACGCGGGGCAGGAGGTCGCCGTCGTTGCCGTACTCGCGGTCGTACCCGTGGTCGCCACCGCCGTCGCCGAGGTGCCCGTGGTCGCCGCCGGGGTCGGGGTCGCCGCCGTACTCGCGGTCGTGCGTCGGTCCGTGCCGTTCGGGTGTCCGCATGCTCACGCGGCCTCGTCGTAGAGCTTGCGCTCGTCGTGCACGGTCACCCGGAAGGAGACGGTCGGCTCCGGGGTGGCGGTGTGCCGGGCGCGGTGGATCAGGCTGCGGTTGTCCCAGACCAGGAGGTCGCCCTTCTCGAAGGTCTGCAGGTGGATGTTGGGGTGGGTGAACGTGTCGTCGAGCTGGCCGGTCGCCTCGAAGAGGCGGTGGAGCAGGTCGGTCTCCAGCGGCCTGCCCTCCCGGTCCTCCATGCCGATGGTGAAGCCCTCGCTGATGTAGAGGACGGTCTCGCCGGTCATGGGGTGGACGAACGCGGTGGGCTTCACCACCGGCGGCGTCTTGGTGTCGACCTCCTCGATGATCTCGGAGATCGGCCGGTAGACGTCCGTGGGGCGGATCTTGAAGTACTTGCGCACCGAGTGCCGGCAGAACGTGCCCGCCGCTTCCCTCTTCAGGTCCTCGGGGAGCCGCTCGTACGCCCTGCCCATGTCGATGAAGTAGGTGCCCCGGTTCTTCTCCGGGACGACCTGCGGATAGATGAACGTCAGGCCGAAGGGGTCGGGCATGAACTGGTAGTCGGCGTGCCAGAACTTCCCGGTCTTCGGCACGCCTATCTGCCTGCCGTTCTCCGGCACGTT
It includes:
- the scoD gene encoding (2E)-enoyl-ACP glycyltransferase; its protein translation is MRTPERHGPTHDREYGGDPDPGGDHGHLGDGGGDHGYDREYGNDGDLLPRVLRPYKAHCRYLRSAAVGVRGGRVTARCELAVPESCYIDDTGHLNAVEVTIAYNQMMYYTVAKAVKEGLLEEFARWTLDDYWRHQLPDILIARFGGNFRRPIDARSFSGEIDFLSVERRSPGGRPLLTAETAYRYWDDSGGRCDGTVKLAFVNAP
- a CDS encoding long-chain-fatty-acid--CoA ligase, which codes for MAEPAEPPVPGTPGDGPHHPRPRTLVDTARLHAADRPQVTAVVCEDRGLSYARLHRESNRVAHAVRAAGAAPGARVAYLGKESEHYYEILFGCAKSETVLVPVNWRLTAPEVGHILQDSGSELLFLEEEFAPLLDRLPTAPPKTVVRLGAAGGFHAWKAEHPDTEPASSATPDTPVAQLYTSGTTGLPKGVVLAHRSFFAVRDALAAERLDWIDWRDGDVALVGIPGFHVGGLWWATQNFNAGTTVVVMRAFTPRGAIDLIREKGVTTACVVPAMLRMMLTEPGTGPDDFTTLRKIVYGGSPISEALLEESLAVFGSEFAQIYGLTETGNTAVCLPPADHVPGHPRMKAAGRPYPGFRCKAVDRDGGELPPGAVGEICLSTPARMVEYWGLPDRTAETLVDGWVHTGDAGYVDEDGYVFIRDRIKDAILVAGENVYPAEIENALERHPGVAEAVVVGTPDERWGERVHAFVVPVAGREPAPGDLHRFLADRLAAFKLPAAYEFIDRVPRNPSGKILRRELRDRFWSGTDRKVN
- the scoE gene encoding (3R)-3-[(carboxymethyl)amino]fatty acid oxygenase/decarboxylase, yielding MKIKEVTDREIGATVEGFDHTTASAEDIGAVKSAVYTRKIVVLKDQDLTPRQFLELGKRFGRPETYYEPMYKHPEVEEVFVSSNVPENGRQIGVPKTGKFWHADYQFMPDPFGLTFIYPQVVPEKNRGTYFIDMGRAYERLPEDLKREAAGTFCRHSVRKYFKIRPTDVYRPISEIIEEVDTKTPPVVKPTAFVHPMTGETVLYISEGFTIGMEDREGRPLETDLLHRLFEATGQLDDTFTHPNIHLQTFEKGDLLVWDNRSLIHRARHTATPEPTVSFRVTVHDERKLYDEAA
- a CDS encoding phosphopantetheine-binding protein produces the protein MPEPLTLDAFRTDLAELLHRRPDEVDLEEDPLHAGLDSLRIATLAERWRDTGVEVGFVELAERTSFAQWWRLLSERQAGATRDDT